A section of the Acidimicrobiales bacterium genome encodes:
- a CDS encoding ferredoxin, which yields MDADLCTGHGRCYAHAPEVFEPDDEGYNAARGEVAEVAAAQTEAAQRAVDSCPERALTVRER from the coding sequence GTGGACGCAGACCTCTGTACCGGACACGGCCGTTGCTACGCGCATGCCCCTGAGGTGTTCGAACCCGATGACGAGGGGTACAACGCGGCCCGGGGCGAGGTCGCCGAGGTTGCCGCTGCACAGACGGAGGCGGCGCAGCGGGCTGTCGACAGCTGCCCCGAGCGCGCCCTCACGGTCCGGGAGCGGTGA
- a CDS encoding siderophore-interacting protein, whose translation MTVRSVEDLGPRMRRVVLGGTELDGLEITEPAASVRLLLPPRGADAIVMPTWTGNQFELPDGERAPIRTFTPRHMDAEALELTVDFVVHGSGAASDWVSGARRGSEIAVSGPGRGYEVDPSSAHLLAGDETAIPAMSQLLEVLPPEVPVTVHVEIADASGRIDLPTHGGATIRWHELAEDAQPGDALLAAIESTDQLPGAIWVAGEAAGVQRIRKHFFEVRGLSRSDATVRGYWKKGRSAT comes from the coding sequence GTGACCGTCCGTTCGGTCGAGGACCTCGGCCCGCGCATGCGGCGGGTCGTCCTCGGCGGCACCGAGCTCGACGGTCTCGAGATCACAGAGCCAGCAGCGAGCGTGCGGCTCCTGCTTCCTCCGCGCGGCGCGGACGCGATCGTCATGCCCACCTGGACGGGCAACCAGTTCGAGTTGCCCGACGGTGAACGCGCGCCGATCCGCACATTCACCCCCCGCCACATGGATGCCGAGGCGCTCGAGCTGACGGTCGACTTCGTCGTGCACGGCAGCGGGGCGGCATCGGACTGGGTCAGCGGCGCCCGACGGGGTTCGGAGATCGCCGTGTCGGGCCCGGGGCGTGGCTACGAGGTGGACCCGTCGTCAGCCCATCTGCTGGCCGGCGACGAGACCGCGATACCTGCGATGAGCCAGCTCCTGGAAGTCCTCCCCCCGGAGGTCCCGGTCACGGTGCACGTCGAGATCGCGGACGCCTCTGGTCGTATCGACCTTCCGACCCACGGCGGTGCGACGATCCGTTGGCACGAACTCGCCGAAGATGCGCAGCCGGGCGATGCGCTGCTGGCGGCGATCGAATCCACCGATCAGCTCCCCGGCGCGATCTGGGTCGCAGGGGAGGCCGCCGGGGTCCAGCGCATCCGCAAGCACTTCTTCGAAGTGCGCGGACTGTCGCGGTCAGATGCGACCGT